TTCCGGCACGCGGGGGTGAGCATTGCGATGGCGGTCCGGAGCGACCCGGACCGGGCTTGTGGCGCACTATGACCTGCCGCCAGCGCCGCTGCCAAGCGCCGGAGTGGCCGGAAGGCCACAAAAGCGATTAATTAACCATAAATTAAGCGCGCCTTGGCCCGGCCATTTTGTTGACGGATCAAAGGGATGGTAGTGAGAGTGTGAACAGAGAGTGAGCCGGACGAGTCCGCGGCTCGACCATAGGGGAACCCGGGTTGACGGGAATGGTCGAAAGCCGTGCGTTTGGTTGCGTGAAGGGGGCCTTGGGGGTCGTGCGGTAGCGATGGGGTCGATCGACAAGTACATCTTCAAAACGACGCTGGCGTCGTTTGCGCTTGTCCTGGTCAGCCTTACCGGCGTGATCTGGATTACGCAGGCGTTGCGCGGCATCGACCTGATGACCAGCCAGGGTCAGACCATCCTCACCTTCCTCGGCATCACCGGCCTCGTGATCCCCGCCTTGGTCCTGATCATCGCGCCGATTGCGCTGATGATCGCGATCTCCCACACGCTGAACAAGCTCGCGACCGATTCCGAGATCATCGTGATGAATGCGGCGGGCTTCTCGCCGTTCCGGCTGTTCCGGCCGTTCTTCTTCGCCACCTGCGTGGTGGCGGCGCTGGTCGCCTTCATCGGCGCCTATCTGGCCCCCGACGGCATGCGCCGGATCAAGCAGTGGGATGCCGAGATCACCGCCGACGTCCTGACCAACATCCTGCAGCCCGGCCGCTTCGCCCAGCTCGACCAGAACCTGACGATTCGGATCCGCGAGCGCCTGCCCGGCGGCGTGCTCGGCGGCGTGTTCGTCGACGATCGCCGCGATCCGCAGCAGCGCGTCACCATCGTCGCCGACCACGGCACCGTGCTGAAGAACGAGAGCGGCTCATATCTCGTGCTGGAGGACGGCAATCTCGAGCGATTCGAGGTTGGCAAGCGCGATCCGACGCTGGTGGTGTTTCAGCGCTACGCCTTCGACATGTCGAAATTCTCGCAGGGCCGCGACGTCACGCTCGGAATTCGCGAGCGTTACCTCTGGGAGCTGATGTGGCCGGACGAGAGCGACCAGACCTATCAGCAGCTGGCGGGCCAGTTCTTCGCCGAGCTGCATGATCGCTTCATGGCGCCGATCTATCCGTTCGCGTTCGCGGCCCTCACCTTCGCCTTCCTCGGCGCGCCGCGCACCACGCGGCAGAGCCGCAATTTCTCGATCGGCGGCTCGGTGTTCGCGGTGTTCGGCCTGCGCATGGTCGGATTCGCCTGCTCGGTCATGGCGGTGAAGACGCCGCTGGCGGCGCTGGTGCAATACCTGATGCTGTTCGCCGGCATCGGCGTCGGGATCTGGATGATCATCGGCGGCGTGGTCGTCGAACCGCCGCCGGCGCTGATGGAAGCGATCAATCGGAATAACGAGCGCATTGCACGCCTCTTCCGGAGGCCGGCCACCGCATGAGCATGGTCACCAACACGCTCGGGCGTTATTTCGCCGGCCGCTTCGTCGTCGCGGCGGTGGGCGTCTTCGCGGGCATCTTCGTGCTGCTCGTGCTGGTCGACTACATCGAGATGGTGCGCAAGACCTCGAGCCTGGTCGGGGCCTCCGCGATCACGGTCGCGGAAACCTCGCTTTTCCGCGTGCCGCAGCTGCTCGAGAAGCTGATGCCGTTCTGCGTGCTGATCGGCGCGATGACCTGCTATCTCGCGCTGTCGCGCCGGCTGGAGCTCGTCGTCGCACGCGCCGCCGGCGTCTCGGCCTGGCAATTCATCTCGCCGGCGCTGGTCAGTGCGATCGTGCTCGGCATCTTTGCGACCACCGCCTACAATCCGGTGTCGGCCAATCTGCGCGAACTCTCCAAGCGGATGGAGGCCGAGCTGTTCGGCTCGGCGCCCGGCGGCGGTATCCAGGACGCGTCCGGCTTCTGGCTCAACCAGATCAACGACGAAGGCCAGGCGATCATCAACGCGGCCCGCAGCGAGCAGCAAGGCATCCGGCTGACGGGCCTCACGGTGTTTCGATTCGATACGGCGCTGCAGTTCAAGGAGCGAATCGAAGCGCGCGAAGCGACGCTCGAAGAAGGCCGCTGGGCGTTCACGGGAGTACGCCGCTACACCCTCGACAAGGCTCCGGTGGATCAGGACACCTTCTACCTGACCACCACCCTGACCCCGGCGCAGGTACGCAACAGTTTCTCTACCCCCGAAACTGTGTCCTTTTGGCAACTGCCGAACTACATCCGTTCGTCGGAGAGTTCAGGGTTCGCGACGGCTGGCTATCGGTTGCAGTATCACAAGCTCATCGCACAGCCGTTTTTGCTGGCTGCGATGGTGATGTTGGCGGCTTCTGTGAGCCTCCGCTTCTTTCGGATGGGCGGCGTGCAGAAGATGGTTTTGAGTGGCGTGGGCGCAGGCTTTCTGCTCTACGTGCTGTCGAAAGTAACTGAAGATTTGAGCAAGGCTGAGTTGATGCATCCCATCGCTGCGGCGTGGTTGCCTGTCGTTGTGGGTAGCCTCACCGGTTTCTTAGCCTTGCTGTACCAGGAGGACGGGTAGTGGCTACTGTCGCCGCCCGCCAGTTGAGGTCGCCTGCATTCGGGCGGCGCAGTGCCCTGCGCCGTCAACGGAGCTGCTTGGCCCCGTTTGGCGTTTCGATCTCTGCACTCCTTGCCGCGTTCTTCGTGGTCAGCGCGCTCGATGTCGTCGCATCGACGCCGGCTGCCGCGCAGGCGTTCACCTACAACCCACGTCCGCCGAAGCCGGTCCGCCCGCCGGCCAAGAATGACGGGCAGATGCTCGTTCAGGCGACCGAGGTCGATTACGACTACAACAACAGCCGCATCTCGGCCGTCGGCAACGTCCAGATGTTCTACAACGGCACCAGCGTCGAGGCCGACAAGGTCATCTACGACCAGAAGACCAAGCGTCTTCATGCCGAAGGCAACATCCGCATGACCGATGCGGAAGGCAAGATCACCTACGCCAACATCTTGGATCTCAGCGACGACTACCGCGACGGGTTCGTCGATTCGCTGCGCGTCGATACCGAAGACCAGACCCGCATGGCGGCGACCCGCGCGGACCGGTCCAGCGGCAATTACACGGTGTTCGACAACGGCGTTTATACCGCCTGCGCACCCTGTAAGGATGATCCGAAGAAGCCGCCGCTCTGGCAGGTCAAGGGCGCGCGCATCATCCATAACCAGACCGAGAAGATGCTCTATTTCGAGAACGCCCAACTCGAATTCTTCGGCGTTCCGATGGCGTACCTGCCCTACTTCTCGACGCCCGATCCGACCGTGAAGCGCAAGAGCGGCTTCCTGATGCCGGGCTTCACCAGCTACACCGCGTTCGGCTACGGCGTCGAAATCCCGTATTATTGGGCGATCGCGCCCGACATGGACGCGACCTTCAATCCGCGCATCACCTCGAAGCAGGGCGTGCTGCTGCAGACCGAATTCCGCCAGCGCTTCGCGGACGGCTCCTATCAGATCCGGCTTTACGGCATCGACCAGCTCGATCAGGACGCCTTCAAGGGCCAGCCCGGCGACCGTCAGTTCCGCTGGGGTGTCGACACCAAGGGTCAGTTCGCGCTGAACGACAAATGGGTCTGGGGCTGGGACGGCGTGCTGCTGTCCGACTACTTCTTCATGTCCGACTACCGGCTCGCCCAGTACAAGGATCCGTTCGGATCGTTCCTGTCGCTGCCGACGGAAGCGATCTCGCAGCTCTATCTGACCGGTGTCGGCAACCGCAGCTTCTTCGATGCGCGCGCGATCTACTATCTCAGCTACTCGGGTAACCAGAACCAGGTCCCGGTGGTCGCGCCCGTGATCGACTACAACAACGTGATCAACAGCAACATCCTGGGCGGCGAGTTCAGCTACAAGATGAACTTCGTCAACCTGACGCGCGAAACCGCGGTGTTCGATCCGATCACGACGACCGCCAACACCAACGGCCTCTGCCTGACCGCGTCGGCCGATCCGATGGCGCGGTTGCCGTCGCAGTGCCTGCTGCGCGGCATGCCGGGTACCTACACGCGCCTGACGGCCGAGGCGCAGTGGCGCAAGTCCTACACCGACCCGCTCGGCCAGATCTGGACGCCGTTCGCCAGCGTCCGCGCCGATGCCATCAACGCCGACATCTCGAACCAGCCGGGCGTTTCCAACTTCCTGCCGGTCGGCGACACCCAGACTGTCCGCTTCATGCCGACCGTCGGCCTCGAATACCGCTACCCCTTCATCAATGTGCAGCCGTGGGGCACGACCACCGTCGAGCCGATTGCGCAGGTCATCATCCGGCCCAACGAGCCGAATGCCGGCAAGCTTCCGAACGAGGACGCGCAGAGCCTGGTGTTCGACACCAGCAACCTGTTCGCGGTCGACAAGTTCTCCGGCTACGACCGCGTCGAAGGCGGCAGCCGCGCCAATGTGGGCGTGCAGGCCACCACGCAGTTCGACCGCGGCGGCAGCATCAAGGGGATGTTCGGACAGTCCTACCAGATGTTCGGGATGAACTCGTTCGCGGTCGCCGACGTCACCAACACCGGCATAGACTCCGGCCTGCAGAACCCACGCTCGGATTACGTCGCGAGCCTCGCCTATTCGCCAAACCGCACCTACACCTTCAGCGTCCGCTCGCGGATGGATGAGGCGACCTGGAACATCAACCGGTTCGAAGCCACGGCGAGCGCGAATTTCGACCGCTGGTCGATCGCGGTGACGTACGGCGACTACGCAGCGCAGCCGGAACTCGGCTACCTCACCCGCCGCGAGGGCATCCTCACCAGCGGATCGGTCAAGGTGGCGTCGAACTGGGTGGTTCAGGGTGCGGCGCGCTGGGACCTTGAAGCGAACAAGATCAACCAGTATGCCTTCGGCGCGGGCTACGTGGACGACTGCTTCGTGCTGGCTGCCAACTACATCACGTCCTATACCTATCAGGCCGGATCGCAGCCGCCCGTCCTCAGCCACGCGTTCATGTTCCAGATCGGGCTGCGGACGATCGCCCAGACCTCCACGACCAGCAGTTCGGCTGGCATGCAGTAGCGAGCGGAGGCCTGCCAAGGGGCTTGGATTGGGGGCTTATATTGCCTGCGGGCCTGTGGCCCCGGCTTGAATTGGTTTAAACGGCTGACATGACCACGATGACGACCGCTAGCCTGCCAACGCGCTGCAATCAGCTAGTGTTGAGTTCCCTGCTGGCTCTTTTCCTCCTGCTGGGAGGCGGTGCCCGGTTGCACGCCCAGACCATCGCCGTGATGGTCAATGGCGAACCCATCACCAATTTCGACATCGAACAGCGCGCCAAGCTGAACGCCCTGACCGGCGGCAAGAATCCAGATCGAAAGGTCATCCTCGACGAATTGATCGACGAGAAGCTGAAGATCAAGGAAGCCAAGAAATTCGGCGTCGATCCCACCGCCAACGATATCGAACAGTCCTATGGCGGCATGGCGCAACGGATGCGGCTGAACAACGACCAGCTGACCAAGGTCCTTGAGAGCAAGGGCATCCGCCCCGACACGCTCAAGCAACGCATCAGGGCCGACATGGTCTGGACCAGCCTGGTCCGCGGCCGATTCAAGGAAAGCCTGCAGGTCGGCGAAAAGGACGTCGCCACCGCGGTCAAGGAGACCGGTGATGCTCCCGACGCCGAGGCGTTCGAATACCGGATGCAGCCGGTCGTTCTGATCGTGCCCCGCGGCTCTCCGCAATCCGAATTCGAGAGCCGCCGCAAGGAAGCGGACACGCTGCGCGAGCGCGTGACCTCCTGCGACGAGGCCAACACCTTCTTCAAGTCGATGCGCAACGCCGCGATCCGCGAGATCGTCGTGAAGACCTCGGCCGACCTGCCGCAGTCGCTGCGCGACATCCTGGACAAGACCCCGGTCGGCCACCTCACCCCTCCCGAAGTCACCAAGCAGGGCATCGAAATGGTCGCCCTCTGCGGCCGGAAGGCCACCACCGTGGACACGCCGAAGAAGCGCGAGATGCGGGACAAGATGTACGTGCAGAAGTACGAGGCGAAGTCGAAGGCCTATCTGCAGGAAGTCCGCAAAGCCGCGATGATCGAATATCCAGGCGGGCGATGATCGACTATCGTTGACGCATGGCTCAACCCCTCGCACTGACCTCCGGCGAGCCCGCAGGCATCGGCCCCGACATCACGCTCGCCGCATGGCTGCGCCGTCGCGAGCTCGATCTCCCGCCGTTCTATTTGCTCGGTGACCGCGCCTCGCTGGCCGAGCGCGCCAAGGCGCTCGGGCTTGCCGTCGAGTTCGCCGAGGTTAGCGCCGAGGAGGCATCCCAGGCATTTGCACGGGCCCTGCCCGTCGTTGCGACCGGCCAGGCGGCGACCGCGCAACCGGGCACGCCCGACGGCACCAGCGCGGAAGCCGCGCTGGCGTCGATCCGTCAGGCCGTGGCCGATGTCGCCTCGGGCAAGGCGAGCGCCGTCGTCACCAACCCCATCGCCAAGAATGTGTTGTACCGCGCCGGCTTCCGCCATCCCGGCCATACCGAATTCCTCGCCGAGCTTGCCGGTCGCGGCGGGCCGGCGCCGCAGCCGGTGATGATGCTGTGGTCGCCGGCGCTCGCCGTGGTCCCGGTGACGATCCATGTGTCGGTCCGCGAGGCGCTGGCGCAATTGTCGACCGACCTGATCGTCTCGACCGCGCGGATCGTGGTCGCTGACATGAAGGCGCGGTTTGGGCTCGCGGCGCCGCGGCTTGCCGTCGCCGGCCTCAATCCGCATGCCGGCGAAGACGGCACGCTCGGCATGGAAGACGTCGAGATCGTCGCGCCCGCGGTCGAGATCCTGCGCCGCGAAGGCATTGCGGCCCGCGGCCCGCTGCCGGCCGACACCATGTTCCACGCAGCCGCGCGCAAGACCTATGACTGCGCGCTCTGCATGTATCACGACCAGGCGCTGATCCCGATCAAGACCGTCGCGTTCGAGGACGCCGTCAACGTCACGCTGGGCCTGCCCTTCATCCGGACGTCGCCTGATCATGGCACCGCGTTCGATATCGCGGGCACCGGCAAGGCCAATCCCTCGAGCCTGATTGCCGCGCTGCGGCTCGCCGCGCGCATGGCCGCGGCCTCGAGCTGAGTGAGCACGATCGACGATCTGCCGCCGCTGCGCGACATCATTCGCGAGCATTCGCTGTCGGCGCGCAAATCGCTCGGCCAGAATTTCCTGCTCGATCTCAACCTCACCGCGCGCATTGCCCGTGCCGCCGGCCCGCTGGAAGACTCCACCGTGATCGAGGTCGGGCCCGGCCCCGGCGGACTGACGCGCGCGCTGCTGGCGATGGGCGCCAAGCGCGTCATCGCCATCGAGCGCGACGAGCGCGCGCTGGCCGCGCTCGACTACATCGTCAAGCGCTATCCCGGCCGCATCGAGATCGTGCATGGCGACGCGCAGCGCTTTGATCCACGCCCCTATCTCGACGGCGGCAAGGCCAAGATCGTCGCCAACCTGCCCTACAACATCGCAACCCAGCTCCTGGTCGACTGGCTGTCGATCGAACCGTGGCCGCCCTGGTACGACACCATGGTGCTGATGTTTCAGCGCGAGGTCGCCGAACGCATCGTCGCCCACGAGGACGAGGAAGCCTATGGCAGGCTCGCGGTGCTCGCCAACTGGCGCGCCGAGACCAAGATCCTGTTCGACATTTCGCCGGCCGCCTTCGTGCCGCAGCCGAAGGTGACGTCCTCGGTGGTACGACTGATACCGCGCGTGGCGCCCGAGCCGTGCGACCGCCGCATGCTCGAGCAGGTCGCCGCCGCCGCCTTCGGCCAGCGCCGCAAGATGCTGCGCCAGAGCCTGAAATCGCTGTCGGTCGATCCGGCGCGGCTTGCGGCCGCAGCGCAGATCGACGCGACCCGGCGCGCCGAAACCATTCCGGTCGCGGGCTTTGTTGCCATGGCGAGGGAATTGGCCGATATACGGTCCACAAAATAGAACATCAGGAGAAAACGTGATGGCGCGTATGGTTCGCCAATCCCTCGTCAAATTCGATGCACCGCTGTGCGAAACCATCGTCGACACGCCGAGGCCCCAGGGACGCGAAGTGCTTGTTCGCATCGAGCGCTGCGGCCTGTGCCATTCCGATCTCCACATCCAGGACGGTTACGCCGATCTCGGCGGCGGCAAGAAACTGGACACTACCCGCGGCATGGCCCTGCCCTTCACGCTCGGCCATGAGATCGCGGGTGTCGTCGACGAGGTCGGTCCCGATGCGCCGAAGGATCTGATCGGAACGAAGAAGGCGGTCTTCCCCTGGATCGGCTGCGGCCAGTGCCGCGACTGTCTCGCCGGCGACGAGAATCTCTGCGTCAAGCAGCGCTTCCTCGGCGTCTCCATCGACGGCGGCTTCGCCACCCACGTGCTGGTGCCCGACGCGAAATACCTGCTCGACTACGATCCGTTGCCCGTCAATCACGCCGCCACCCTGATGTGCTCCGGCGTCACCGCTTATGGCGCGCTGAAGCGGCTGGCCGATCGTCCGCGCCAGCGCAATCTGCTGCTGATCGGCCTCGGCGGCGTCGGCATGATGGGCCTGTCGTTCGCGCAGGCGATGTTCAAGCAGCCGATCACGGTTGCCGATCTGAGCCCGGCAGCGCGCGAGACCGCGCTGAAGAACGGCGCTGCGGCCGCCTACGATCCGGCGGAGGTGGACGTCGTCAAGCGCATGCTGAAGGAGAGCGACGGCGGCTTCGACGGCGTCGTCGACTTTGCCGGCAACGAGAAGTCGATGGCGTTTGCGGTGTCGACGGTGGCACGCGGCGGCAAGGTCGTGGTGTCCGGCCTGATGGGCGGCAACTTCTCTCTGCCGATGGTGCAATGGGTCTACAAGCGTATGACCATCGAAGGCTTCATGGTGGGCACGCTGGCCGAAGCCCAGGAGCTGATGGCGCTCGCCCGCGCCGGCAAGATCAAGCCGACGCCGATGAAGGAAGAGCCCATGGCCGACGTCCAGAAATGGATCGACGAACTGCGCGCCGGCAAGGTCGTGGGACGCATCGTCCTTAAGAACTAAGGCATGATCCGGGAGCGTGTGTAGCGGCTTGCCTGCGACAAACACCAAGCGCTTCCACGAAGATCATGTTCAGACAAGACGTCCCGCCCGCGTTGCCATCGCCGGCGGGACGTAACGTTTCGGCAGCCGCTACGCAATTCCCGCGGAACCTGACCGCGGACGGAGCAACTATCCAGCTCGCGTTCCCGCCTCCGGCGCGCCGCAATTGCGGTCCGCCGCGAGCCTCAATTAAGCCCTACCCGTTCCGGATTTGCGGCGCATTGCGACCCAACTCTTTACCGAGATTGGCGTCACCAGCGTTTGCGTAAAAAAGAATACCGGGGACGCGTATGTCAAATCGTTCAGCGAAATTCGCTGCGGCGCTTGCCGCCAGCATGCTGGCCGGCGCCTTCAGTGCCATGGCCCAGAACGCCGCCAATACGGCGAGCACCAATACGACGAATGCCAAGACGGCCGACAAGACGGCCGACACCTGTCAGTCCGCGCCGAAGGGAACCGCGCCTGCGGGAAGCCACTGGTTCTACCACCTCGACCGTAGCACCCAGAAGAAGTGCTGGTATCTCGGTGACGCCAAGACCAAGACCGTCGCCAAGACCGACGCTAAGGCCACGACAGCGCAGCAGCAGCCTGCGGCCGCGCCCGACCCGGCGACGGCCGACGCAACGCCGCCGCAGAGCCAACCCGCGCCCCAGCCGGCCATGCGCAAGTCCGTTGCCGATGCCCATGCCGAATGGCCCTCGCCGCAGGCCGTGGCCGCGCCGGTCGCGCCCTCCGCCGCCGGTCAAGCCGCCGGTGCGGCAGCGGCGACCGATCCGGCGGCGTCAGGCACGAACACCCAGGCGTCGGACGTGAACGCCAGATGGCTGGATGCATCGAGCATGGCCGGCACCAACGGAACCCGTCACGCCGCGGACCAGCCGACTGTGGTTGCGCAGGCCGATACGACGGCGCAACAGGCGGCCGCGCCGGGACCGGCCACCGCTCCAGCGACAGCCGAGGCGTCCGCAGAGAAATCCTCCTCCTCGACCCAGATGCTGCTGATCGTGATGGTCGGCGCGCTGGCGCTGGCCGGCCTGGTCAGTGCGCTGGTGTTCCGGCTGACCCGCACCCGTACGCCGCCCTATCAGATCAGCGACGAGTGGCGCGCGCCGTGGGATTCGCTCCACACCGAGCCGGCGCCGCCGATGGCGGTCGTCAGCCGCGACCGTCCGCTGCGCCTGGCGGAGGCAGCGCCCCGCCGGGCAGAGACACCGGTTCCGCGCCGCGCCGAGACGCCGGCACCTCGCCGCGAGACGGCGCGCGCGCCGGATCAAACCGAGCAGGACAACAAGCAGATCGCCGCAATGCTGCAGCGGCTGGCGCGCAGCGCGGCGAACTAGCTAGACGGCTCAAAAGAGCAAAGGAGAGGTGATGCGATCCACGGATCGCATCACGATGCCCGCGGGCTACTTCTCGAGTTGCCACTGCAGGCCGCGCACGAATTCGGTGAGGCCGGTGCGGCGCTCGCGCTTGAGCCGCTCGGCTTTCAGGATCGACTGCACCTCCGCGAAGGCGTCGGCGACGTTCTGGTTGACGACGATGTAGTCGTACTCCGCCCAATGGCTCAGCTCATGCGTGGCGCGGTTCATCCGTCCACGGATGACCTCCTCGGAATCCTGGGCACGGGTGTGCAGCCGCTTCTCGAGGTCGGCCGCTGACGGCGGCAGGATGAAGACGCTGACGACGTCGGCGCGCGCCTTCTCGCGCAACTGCTGGGTGCCCTGCCAGTCGATGTCGAACAGCACGTCCTGACCGGCCGCCAGCGCGGCCTCGACCGGCGCGCGCGGCGTGCCGTAGCGGTTGTCGAACACGGTGGCCCATTCCAGCAGCTCGCCCTGCGTGGCCATCGTCTCGAACTTGGCCTTGTCGACGAAGAAATAGTCGCGGCCCTCGACCTCGCCCGGCCGCTTCGAGCGCGTGGTCGCCGACACCGACATTTTCAGCCCCGGCATGCGATCGATCAGCATGCGCGACAGCGTCGTCTTGCCGGCGCCCGAGGGCGACGACAGCACGAACATCAGTCCGCGCCGCTCAACGCCGTCAAAACCCTGCGCCGTCATCATTCACTCCAGATTCTGGACCTGTTCGCGGAACTGCTCGACCACGTTCTTCATTTCGAGCCCGGTATTGGTCAGCTCGACGTCGTTCGACTTCGAGCAGCAGGTGTTGACCTCGCGGTTGAACTCCTGGGCGAGGAAGTCGAGCCGCCGCCCGACCGGTCCGCCCTTGCCGATCATCTCGCGCGCCTGGGTGACGTGCGAAGCGATGCGGTCGAGCTCCTCGCGGATATCGGCCTTGGTCGCAATCAGGATCGCCTCCTGACTCAAACGGTCGGCATCGAAGCGATCGGAGGTCTCCAGCAGCGCTGCGATCTGCTCGGCAAGCCGCGCCTTGATCGCCTCGGGCTTGCGGCCCGGCGCCGTCTCGGCACGCCTGGCGAGCTTTTCGATCTCGTCCATCCGCTGCAACAGGATCTGGCCAAGCGCATCGCCCTCGCGGCGGCGCATCTCGACGAGGCTGCCGAGCGCCTGCTCGAATGCCATCGCTGCCGCCTCGCGCGCGGCCTTGTCCTCGTCCTCGTTGCTCTCGGGCTCGACCACCTCGATGACGCCCTTGATGCCGAGCAGTCCGTCGATGCTCGGCGCGACGGCGTCGATCCGCTGCGCGAGCTCACCTGCGACCTTCACGACGGCGGCGAGCACGTCCTCGTTGATCCGGATGGTCTGCGCCGCATCGGTGCGCTTGACGCTGAGATTGGCATAGACCGTGCCGCGCGACAGCAATTCGCCGGCGCGCTTCTTGGCGAGGGCTTCCAGTTCGTCCCAGCCCGGCGGCAACCGCAACCGCAGGTCAAAGCCCTTGGCGTTGACCGACTTGAGCTCCCACTCGAACGTATAGGGACCGCTCGCGCCATGGCTTCGGGCAAAGCCAGTCATGCTCGACAGCGCCATCGCGTAAAACTCTCCAACAGAAGGATATGGGACTCACCCGGAGCCAAAGAGACTCGTGGGAGCCGGTACGACCTTAAAACGGATTCCGTGAAAGTGGAATTACGATCCACCCTCAAACAATGCAGGACTAGCGCTGCACGACGGGCGGCGAAGTGGTCTGCTGGGCTGCGCCCTGGCGGCCGCGCGGCGGCTTCTTCTGATTGTTGGGCTTCGGCGGCGTCGCAGCCGTTGGATTGGTGTCGGCCGCGCCCGGCGCCGCCGCGGCCGGTGCCGGATCATCCGCGGGCTCGACCGTGTCGTTCTGGATCTGCTTTTCCGACGCGCGCAGCTTGGCGACGTTCTTGGCGTGCTGGTCGTAGGTTTCGGTAAAGGCGTGGCCACCGGTTCCGTCGGCAACGAAGAACAGGTCGCGGGTACGCGCCGGGTTGGCGGTCGCCTCCAGCGAGGCGCGGCCCGGATTGGCGATCGGTCCCGGCGGCAGGCCGTCGATCACATAGGTGTTGTAGGGCGACGG
This Bradyrhizobium sp. CCBAU 53421 DNA region includes the following protein-coding sequences:
- the gmk gene encoding guanylate kinase, producing the protein MTAQGFDGVERRGLMFVLSSPSGAGKTTLSRMLIDRMPGLKMSVSATTRSKRPGEVEGRDYFFVDKAKFETMATQGELLEWATVFDNRYGTPRAPVEAALAAGQDVLFDIDWQGTQQLREKARADVVSVFILPPSAADLEKRLHTRAQDSEEVIRGRMNRATHELSHWAEYDYIVVNQNVADAFAEVQSILKAERLKRERRTGLTEFVRGLQWQLEK
- a CDS encoding YicC/YloC family endoribonuclease: MALSSMTGFARSHGASGPYTFEWELKSVNAKGFDLRLRLPPGWDELEALAKKRAGELLSRGTVYANLSVKRTDAAQTIRINEDVLAAVVKVAGELAQRIDAVAPSIDGLLGIKGVIEVVEPESNEDEDKAAREAAAMAFEQALGSLVEMRRREGDALGQILLQRMDEIEKLARRAETAPGRKPEAIKARLAEQIAALLETSDRFDADRLSQEAILIATKADIREELDRIASHVTQAREMIGKGGPVGRRLDFLAQEFNREVNTCCSKSNDVELTNTGLEMKNVVEQFREQVQNLE